A DNA window from Stenotrophomonas sp. 57 contains the following coding sequences:
- the rodA gene encoding rod shape-determining protein RodA yields MKVFLRWAGDMLRRFFSTLDWVLCLALGALMVIGLATLKSAGGDGLVMAQGARFAVGMAALWGISRVPILRIRSATPMIYAISMIPLLAVFVLGTGKYGRQWLDLKFFYLQPAELLKVSLPMMVAWYLHKMPLPPRFNTVLVALVIIGVPTGLVMLQPDFGTGVLIAASGVFVLLLAGLPWWWVGLGVGGVAAVAPVAWFWLLRPYQKDRIMMFLDPEMDALGAGWNIIQSKIAIGSGGFDGKGWGEGSQSHLNFIPEQTTDFAFSVLSEEFGWMGVALVLTLYLVVIGRCLWIASQSRDSYSRLLAGATGLAFFVYVLVNGGMISGLLPVVGVPMPLISYGGTSAVSLLAGFGLVMAVRSHNPVHGGYG; encoded by the coding sequence ATGAAAGTGTTCCTGCGCTGGGCCGGCGACATGCTGCGCCGCTTCTTCAGCACGCTGGACTGGGTGCTGTGCCTGGCCCTGGGCGCGCTGATGGTGATCGGCCTGGCCACGTTGAAGAGCGCCGGTGGCGATGGCCTGGTGATGGCCCAGGGCGCGCGTTTCGCGGTGGGCATGGCGGCACTGTGGGGTATCTCTCGGGTGCCGATCCTGCGCATCCGCTCAGCCACGCCGATGATCTATGCGATCTCGATGATTCCGCTGCTGGCGGTGTTCGTGCTCGGCACCGGCAAGTACGGCCGGCAGTGGCTGGACCTGAAGTTCTTCTACCTGCAGCCGGCCGAGCTGCTGAAGGTCAGCCTGCCGATGATGGTGGCCTGGTACCTGCACAAGATGCCGCTGCCGCCGCGCTTCAACACGGTGCTGGTGGCCTTGGTCATCATCGGCGTGCCGACCGGCCTGGTGATGCTGCAGCCGGACTTCGGTACCGGCGTGCTGATCGCCGCCAGCGGCGTGTTCGTGCTGCTGCTGGCGGGCCTGCCGTGGTGGTGGGTCGGCCTGGGCGTGGGCGGCGTGGCCGCGGTTGCGCCGGTGGCCTGGTTCTGGCTGCTGCGGCCTTACCAGAAGGACCGCATCATGATGTTCCTGGACCCGGAGATGGATGCGCTGGGGGCCGGCTGGAACATCATCCAGTCGAAGATCGCGATCGGCTCCGGCGGCTTCGATGGCAAGGGCTGGGGCGAAGGCTCGCAGTCGCACCTGAACTTCATTCCCGAGCAGACCACCGACTTCGCGTTCTCTGTGCTGAGCGAGGAGTTCGGCTGGATGGGTGTGGCCCTGGTGCTGACCCTGTACCTGGTGGTGATCGGGCGTTGCCTGTGGATTGCCAGCCAGTCGCGCGATTCGTATTCGCGCCTGCTGGCCGGTGCCACCGGCCTGGCGTTCTTCGTCTACGTGCTGGTGAACGGCGGGATGATTTCCGGCTTGTTGCCGGTGGTGGGCGTGCCGATGCCGCTGATCAGCTACGGCGGCACCTCGGCCGTATCGCTGCTGGCCGGCTTCGGCCTGGTGATGGCGGTGCGCAGCCACAACCCGGTGCACGGCGGCTACGGCTAG
- the mrdA gene encoding penicillin-binding protein 2: MIPRRQVKNPHAEAEQFRRRAALGFLGVLVCLLGLGGWYFKLQVLDHDVYATRSEANRIKPRPVVPGRGMIYDRNGRLLAENVPAFRLDVTPDKVKDMDATLEGLAKIISISPEELEAFNKSRKARRKFLPVTLKLRMSDEEMARFAVDRWRFPGVELEPYLTRRYPYGDLFAHIIGYVGRVDDKDLEILGEGNAALTHIGKSGLERYYEQQLRGKVGYEQVETNVQGRAIRTIGRVAAQSGADLRLSIDADLQRAMVAAFGDQEGSAVAMDPRTGEVLAMVSLPSYDPNLFVNGISHADFKALNENPSRPQFNRLVLGGVAPGSTLKPLIGLAGLDSGVRRPEDKVLSTGMFYLPGTSRGWGDAHRGGHGWTDLRKSIAESVNTYYYKLALDLGIERFDHYMEYYGFGQPTGIDLTGEIGGILPSPAYKRKSRKEAWYPGDTVNISIGQGDWKVTPLQLARGVSGLADGQLRTPHLVIQQRDGFDSDWTATPPGESKPVSPNPNNVQAVREGMMATMRPGGSGWRVAVGAPYVMAGKTGTAQVISRKGTAAVNPKSLPMHLRHRALFVGFAPVENPVIAIAVAVEGGGYGGSAAAPIARKVFDAYLLGKMPEGMQPLDSERGTTAIGATAFDNEDAGARQAGDLAAAQLGEHPVQVGAPTPEPAPVPQPGAPAAAALPATPRPTVAEPAR, encoded by the coding sequence GGTCTGCCTGCTGGGCCTGGGCGGTTGGTACTTCAAGCTGCAGGTGCTTGACCACGACGTCTACGCCACGCGCTCGGAAGCCAACCGCATCAAGCCGCGGCCGGTGGTGCCCGGGCGCGGCATGATCTACGACCGCAACGGTCGCCTGCTGGCCGAGAACGTGCCAGCGTTCCGCCTGGACGTGACCCCGGACAAGGTCAAGGACATGGACGCCACCCTGGAAGGGCTGGCGAAGATCATCAGCATCAGCCCGGAAGAGCTGGAAGCGTTCAACAAGTCGCGCAAGGCGCGCCGCAAGTTCCTGCCGGTCACGCTGAAGCTGCGCATGAGCGACGAGGAGATGGCGCGCTTCGCCGTCGACCGCTGGCGCTTCCCCGGCGTCGAGCTGGAGCCTTACCTGACCCGGCGTTATCCATACGGCGATCTGTTCGCGCACATCATCGGCTACGTCGGCCGCGTCGACGACAAGGATCTGGAGATCCTCGGCGAGGGCAATGCCGCGCTGACCCACATCGGCAAGTCCGGGCTGGAGCGCTATTACGAGCAGCAGCTCCGCGGCAAGGTCGGCTACGAGCAGGTCGAGACCAACGTGCAGGGCCGTGCCATCCGCACCATCGGCCGGGTGGCCGCGCAGTCCGGCGCCGACCTGCGGCTGTCGATCGACGCCGACCTGCAGCGCGCCATGGTGGCCGCCTTCGGCGATCAGGAAGGCTCGGCGGTGGCGATGGATCCGCGCACCGGTGAAGTGCTGGCGATGGTCAGCCTGCCGTCCTACGACCCCAACCTGTTCGTCAACGGCATTTCCCATGCCGACTTCAAAGCGCTGAACGAGAACCCGTCGCGGCCACAGTTCAACCGCCTGGTACTCGGTGGTGTCGCTCCCGGTTCCACGCTGAAGCCGCTGATCGGCCTGGCCGGCCTGGACTCGGGCGTGCGCCGCCCGGAAGACAAGGTGCTGTCCACCGGCATGTTCTACCTGCCCGGCACCAGCCGTGGCTGGGGTGATGCGCATCGCGGCGGCCACGGCTGGACCGACCTGCGCAAGTCCATCGCCGAGTCGGTCAACACCTATTACTACAAGCTGGCGCTGGACCTGGGCATCGAGCGCTTCGACCATTACATGGAGTACTACGGCTTCGGCCAGCCGACCGGTATCGACCTTACGGGCGAGATCGGCGGCATCCTGCCGTCGCCGGCCTACAAGCGGAAGAGCCGCAAGGAAGCCTGGTACCCCGGCGATACGGTCAACATCAGCATCGGCCAGGGTGACTGGAAGGTCACGCCGCTGCAGCTGGCGCGCGGTGTCAGCGGCCTGGCCGACGGCCAGCTGCGCACCCCGCACCTGGTGATCCAGCAGCGCGACGGTTTCGACAGCGACTGGACGGCGACGCCGCCCGGGGAGAGCAAGCCGGTCAGCCCCAACCCCAACAACGTGCAGGCGGTGCGCGAGGGCATGATGGCGACCATGCGGCCCGGCGGCAGCGGCTGGCGCGTGGCGGTCGGTGCGCCGTACGTGATGGCCGGCAAGACCGGTACCGCGCAGGTCATCAGCCGCAAGGGCACCGCAGCCGTGAACCCGAAGAGCCTGCCGATGCACCTGCGCCACCGCGCGCTGTTCGTCGGCTTCGCGCCGGTCGAAAACCCGGTTATCGCGATCGCGGTGGCTGTGGAAGGTGGCGGTTACGGTGGTTCGGCTGCTGCGCCGATCGCACGCAAGGTGTTCGACGCCTACCTGCTGGGCAAGATGCCCGAAGGCATGCAGCCGCTGGACAGCGAGCGTGGCACCACCGCCATCGGCGCCACCGCGTTCGACAACGAAGACGCCGGCGCACGCCAGGCCGGTGACCTGGCGGCCGCGCAGCTGGGCGAACACCCGGTGCAGGTGGGGGCACCCACGCCCGAACCGGCCCCTGTGCCGCAGCCGGGCGCGCCGGCCGCTGCCGCACTGCCGGCCACGCCACGCCCGACGGTTGCGGAGCCCGCCCGATGA